A single Penaeus chinensis breed Huanghai No. 1 chromosome 7, ASM1920278v2, whole genome shotgun sequence DNA region contains:
- the LOC125026775 gene encoding translation initiation factor IF-2-like — MQKEIARETEQARDRTGERPNKRKTEPAKDRTGERPNRRETEQARDRTGERPNKRKTEPAKDRTGERPNKRKTEPAKDRTGERPNRRKTEQARDRTNERLNQRKTEQARDRTGERPNRRETEQARDRTNERLNQRKTEQTKD, encoded by the coding sequence GCGAGAGACCGAACAGGCGAGAGACCGAACAGGCGAGAGACCGAACAAACGAAAGACTGAACCAGCGAAAGACCGAACAGGCGAAAGACCGAACAGGCGAGAGACCGAACAGGCGAGAGACCGAACAGGCGAGAGACCGAACAAACGAAAGACTGAACCAGCGAAAGACCGAACAGGCGAAAGACCGAACAAACGAAAGACTGAACCAGCGAAAGACCGAACAGGCGAGAGACCGAACAGGCGAAAGACCGAACAGGCGAGAGACCGAACAAACGAAAGACTGAACCAGCGAAAGACCGAACAGGCGAGAGACCGAACAGGCGAGAGACCGAACAGGCGAGAGACCGAACAGGCGAGAGACCGAACAAACGAAAGACTGAACCAGCGAAAGACCGAACAAACGAAAGACTGA